In Sphingomonas phyllosphaerae, one DNA window encodes the following:
- a CDS encoding tryptophan 7-halogenase, which yields MRDPIRSIVIVGGGTAGWMAATFLARRLAHLRLTITVVESSAIGTIGVGEATVPAIRDFFAAIELGEADVLRETEATIKYGIRFAGWKEPGHHFFHPFGLYGVGAQGVAFHHYWLKLRAGGDQTALGAYCLATQLAERGLFLPPVDRPANDLGVFNFAVHFDASKFAALLRRLALANGVAHVDARIAAVSRDGEDGRVSAVTLDSGREIAGDLWIDCSGFRSLLLGEALEVPFVDWRRWLPCDRAVAIPCKAAQVHRPFTTATATSAGWRWHIPLRHRVGNGHVYCSDFIDDAAAEDALLGALEGEAIATPNRIRFTAGHRARFWEKNVVGLGLSSGFLEPLESTSITLIQSGLERLIPLFPTRDVDPRLAATYNRQSVLEFERIRDFLMLHYSGNRRFGEPFWDHVRAIEPTEGLQGKLDAWRAAGEFVRREWDTFQDASWLSMYAGFDDLPARYAPLADQIPEADLRDSLTRMRAAIEATLRHAEPHADFLNRVHAGRA from the coding sequence ATGCGTGATCCGATACGATCGATCGTGATCGTCGGCGGGGGGACGGCGGGCTGGATGGCCGCGACGTTCCTCGCACGGCGGCTGGCGCATTTGCGGCTGACGATCACCGTCGTCGAAAGCTCCGCGATCGGGACGATCGGGGTCGGCGAGGCGACGGTGCCCGCGATCCGCGACTTCTTCGCGGCGATCGAACTCGGCGAGGCGGACGTGCTTCGCGAGACCGAAGCGACGATCAAATACGGCATCCGCTTCGCGGGGTGGAAGGAGCCGGGACATCATTTCTTCCATCCGTTCGGCCTCTACGGGGTCGGTGCGCAGGGCGTGGCCTTCCACCATTATTGGCTGAAGCTGCGCGCGGGCGGCGATCAGACCGCGCTCGGCGCTTATTGCCTGGCGACGCAGCTGGCGGAGCGCGGGCTGTTCCTGCCGCCGGTCGATCGGCCCGCCAACGATCTGGGCGTGTTCAATTTCGCGGTGCATTTCGATGCGTCGAAATTCGCGGCGCTGCTGCGGCGGCTCGCTCTTGCGAATGGCGTCGCGCACGTCGACGCACGGATCGCCGCTGTGTCGCGCGACGGCGAGGACGGGCGGGTCAGTGCGGTGACGCTCGACAGCGGACGTGAGATCGCGGGCGATCTGTGGATCGATTGTTCGGGGTTTCGCAGTCTGTTGCTGGGCGAGGCGCTGGAGGTGCCGTTCGTCGACTGGCGGCGCTGGCTGCCGTGCGACCGCGCGGTGGCGATCCCGTGCAAGGCGGCGCAGGTGCACCGGCCGTTCACGACCGCGACGGCGACCAGCGCGGGGTGGCGATGGCATATCCCGCTGCGGCACCGCGTCGGGAACGGGCACGTCTATTGCTCGGACTTCATCGACGATGCGGCGGCCGAGGATGCGCTGCTCGGCGCGCTGGAGGGCGAGGCGATCGCGACGCCGAACCGCATCCGCTTCACCGCCGGGCATCGCGCGCGCTTCTGGGAGAAGAACGTGGTCGGGCTGGGCCTGTCGTCCGGCTTCCTCGAACCGCTTGAATCGACGAGCATCACGCTGATCCAATCGGGGCTCGAGCGACTGATTCCGCTGTTCCCGACCCGCGACGTCGACCCGCGACTGGCGGCGACCTACAACCGGCAATCGGTGCTGGAGTTCGAGCGCATCCGCGACTTCCTGATGCTGCATTACAGCGGCAATCGTCGCTTCGGCGAGCCTTTCTGGGACCATGTCCGCGCGATCGAACCGACCGAGGGATTGCAGGGCAAGCTCGACGCATGGCGCGCGGCGGGCGAGTTCGTGCGGCGTGAGTGGGATACCTTTCAGGATGCGAGCTGGCTGAGCATGTATGCAGGATTCGACGATTTGCCCGCGCGTTACGCGCCGCTGGCCGACCAGATACCGGAGGCCGACCTGCGTGACAGCCTGACGCGGATGCGCGCGGCGATCGAGGCGACGTTGCGCCATGCCGAGCCGCATGCCGATTTCCTGAACCGCGTCCACGCAGGCCGGGCATGA
- a CDS encoding TonB-dependent receptor gives MRKITMRGAMMAAASPVVLTMAMTASASAQTATPDAVATSADQVAAPTQTDDGAGDIVVTGIRASQARAIEVKRNADSVVEAISAQDIGKLPDVTISDSLQRIAGVQIRRDAGEGAAINIRGLPQVTTLLNGEQFLGANSVTTVQPNFTDIPSQLFSGATVFKSPTASLQQAGLSGTVDLLTRRPFDLKRGMTFSAAAEGQYGDKTKKWNPSANGLIAFHGERVGLLVSAAYSDLTLANSFRGIQDYGVALRNESGSATNAGDFAVGNNGVSRGSPVRNSSGAIVGYDVNGDGDANDAFITPQSHTAWNRITDRQRFGANASLQFEINDALQLTADAFYTRQTQYDRTAGFQFQNVDWLSSPFLPTKSRDTGATSGGYNVNTVQQYTYSLPNFDSYAETFRTKSESQNYNLQLDWKPSETFKATVRGIYGKAYRNRDQSYTQFSLTNGRQWAYNGVGNYPGGDVTFNPTGYSIYSDTATVDYSSGAPVFGFSPGFLAQASDPSRYGLKTISSEGNVYQNGDIWALRGDAEWQANDQLKVAFGGRYGERSVNQFTFDRVSPFYAGNRDNAANPAAGCLVKWKAFDVNLNDKSCPVLDAQGNAYTAGLTRQATDPIFAGLIKQYALPANGAPNLYVLDPKAMDDSEAWQNKFYPGSQNLVNPALSFDVHTRQISGYAQVSGEGELLGMPFRANGGLQVVNTKLNVRQNIVGNPQPYGVSGVDAGDLVTKREFTDFLPSINIAFDVTSKLRARAAFSKTMTLLDFQQWGGGLNVGYAINTTINPARFEAQTATSVGNPNLNPWRATNVEGSFEYYTGRSSLLAVGAFYIAVDSFIANTTEIRNDIPDNDGVIRRPVVTNTLAQGEGGTLKGIEASARQSLADYGVNGFLGGFGVDANYTLSLGDAGLVDLAGNNQPFQDNSKHQVNAALWFEKYGLQARVAYNYRSKRLVSSNYGGIVGLAQYQAPTNYLDASISYDVTPFITLYGQASNLTAETERYYLTWTDQVFNENIYERRFIAGARVRF, from the coding sequence ATGCGTAAGATCACCATGCGCGGCGCCATGATGGCGGCCGCTTCGCCGGTCGTACTCACCATGGCGATGACCGCGAGCGCTTCGGCGCAGACCGCCACGCCCGATGCCGTGGCCACCTCGGCCGATCAGGTCGCCGCGCCGACGCAGACCGACGACGGCGCAGGCGATATCGTCGTCACCGGCATCCGTGCGTCGCAGGCGCGCGCGATCGAGGTGAAGCGCAACGCCGACAGCGTCGTCGAGGCGATCAGTGCGCAGGACATCGGCAAGCTGCCCGATGTCACGATCTCGGACTCGCTTCAGCGCATTGCGGGCGTCCAGATCCGTCGCGACGCGGGCGAGGGTGCGGCGATCAACATTCGCGGTCTGCCGCAGGTGACGACGCTGCTCAACGGCGAGCAGTTCCTCGGCGCCAATTCGGTGACGACCGTCCAGCCGAACTTCACCGACATCCCGTCGCAGCTCTTCTCGGGCGCGACCGTGTTCAAGTCGCCGACCGCGTCGTTGCAGCAGGCGGGCCTGTCGGGTACCGTCGACCTGCTGACGCGCCGCCCGTTCGACCTGAAGCGCGGGATGACCTTCTCGGCCGCCGCCGAGGGTCAATATGGCGACAAGACCAAGAAGTGGAATCCGTCCGCCAACGGCCTGATCGCCTTCCACGGCGAGCGCGTCGGCCTGCTGGTGTCGGCGGCGTATAGCGACCTGACGCTCGCCAACAGCTTCCGCGGGATTCAGGATTACGGCGTCGCCCTCCGCAACGAGAGCGGCAGCGCCACCAACGCCGGCGACTTCGCGGTCGGCAACAACGGCGTCAGCCGTGGCTCGCCGGTGCGCAACAGCAGCGGGGCGATCGTCGGCTATGACGTGAACGGCGACGGCGATGCCAATGACGCGTTCATCACGCCGCAGTCGCACACCGCCTGGAACCGCATCACCGACCGTCAGCGCTTCGGCGCGAACGCCTCGTTGCAGTTCGAGATCAACGATGCGCTGCAACTGACCGCCGACGCTTTCTATACGCGCCAGACGCAGTATGATCGCACCGCCGGCTTCCAGTTCCAGAACGTCGACTGGCTGTCGTCGCCGTTCCTGCCGACCAAGTCGCGCGACACCGGCGCGACGTCGGGTGGCTACAACGTCAACACCGTGCAGCAATACACCTACAGCCTGCCGAACTTCGACAGCTATGCGGAGACCTTCCGCACCAAGAGCGAGTCGCAGAACTACAATCTGCAACTCGACTGGAAGCCGTCCGAGACGTTCAAGGCGACGGTGCGCGGCATTTACGGCAAGGCGTATCGCAACCGCGACCAGTCCTATACGCAGTTCAGCCTGACCAACGGGCGGCAGTGGGCGTATAACGGCGTTGGCAATTATCCGGGCGGGGACGTCACCTTCAACCCGACCGGCTATTCGATCTACAGCGACACCGCGACCGTCGACTATTCGAGCGGTGCGCCGGTGTTCGGTTTCTCGCCTGGCTTCCTCGCGCAGGCGTCCGATCCGTCGCGCTACGGGTTGAAGACGATCTCGTCGGAGGGCAACGTCTATCAGAACGGCGACATCTGGGCGCTGCGTGGCGATGCCGAATGGCAGGCCAACGATCAGCTGAAGGTTGCGTTCGGCGGCCGCTATGGCGAGCGCAGCGTCAACCAGTTCACCTTCGACCGCGTCTCGCCCTTCTATGCCGGCAATCGCGACAATGCCGCCAACCCGGCGGCGGGCTGCCTCGTCAAGTGGAAGGCGTTCGACGTCAACCTCAACGACAAGTCGTGCCCGGTGCTCGACGCGCAGGGCAATGCCTATACCGCTGGCCTGACGCGGCAGGCGACCGATCCGATCTTCGCCGGGCTCATCAAGCAATATGCGCTGCCCGCGAACGGCGCGCCCAACCTCTACGTCCTTGATCCCAAGGCGATGGATGACAGCGAGGCGTGGCAGAACAAATTCTACCCGGGCAGCCAGAACCTCGTGAACCCGGCGCTGTCGTTCGACGTCCATACGCGCCAGATCTCGGGCTATGCGCAGGTGTCGGGCGAGGGCGAATTGCTGGGGATGCCGTTCCGCGCAAACGGTGGCCTGCAGGTCGTCAACACCAAGCTCAACGTGCGCCAGAACATCGTCGGCAACCCGCAGCCCTATGGCGTGTCGGGCGTCGACGCGGGTGATCTGGTCACCAAGCGCGAGTTCACCGACTTCCTGCCGTCGATCAACATCGCCTTCGACGTGACGAGCAAGCTGCGCGCGCGCGCCGCTTTCTCGAAGACGATGACGTTGCTCGACTTCCAGCAGTGGGGCGGCGGTCTCAACGTCGGTTACGCGATCAACACCACGATCAATCCGGCGCGGTTCGAGGCGCAGACCGCCACCTCGGTCGGCAACCCGAACCTCAACCCGTGGCGCGCGACCAATGTCGAGGGCAGCTTCGAATATTACACCGGGCGATCCAGCCTGCTGGCGGTGGGTGCCTTCTACATCGCGGTCGACAGCTTCATCGCGAACACGACCGAGATCCGCAACGACATCCCCGACAATGACGGCGTGATCCGCCGTCCGGTCGTCACCAACACGCTGGCGCAGGGCGAGGGCGGCACGCTGAAGGGCATCGAGGCGTCGGCGCGGCAGTCGCTGGCCGATTACGGCGTCAACGGCTTCCTCGGCGGGTTTGGTGTCGATGCGAACTACACGCTGTCGCTGGGTGATGCCGGGCTGGTCGATCTGGCCGGCAACAACCAGCCGTTCCAGGACAATTCGAAGCATCAGGTCAATGCGGCGCTGTGGTTCGAAAAGTACGGGTTGCAGGCGCGTGTCGCCTATAACTATCGCTCGAAGCGGCTGGTGTCGTCGAATTACGGCGGGATCGTCGGGCTGGCGCAATATCAGGCGCCGACCAACTATCTCGACGCGTCGATCTCCTACGACGTGACGCCGTTCATCACGCTGTACGGGCAGGCGTCGAACCTGACCGCCGAAACCGAGCGCTACTACCTGACCTGGACCGATCAGGTGTTCAACGAGAACATCTATGAGCGGCGCTTCATCGCCGGCGCGCGCGTGCGCTTCTGA
- a CDS encoding glycoside hydrolase family 27 protein — protein MKKPSVALAIMMAGVASAPAPARVAVPELPAKAGATLRVAFDRRAPRPGVRLLELTRTRTGWEGQLTSDWYGTMAMRNIVRSGDTIRFDVRNINTPGQPVRRWTARLTPAGVALIGGIWFSKVRQIGKPVGAARAAALAHHEVSLPPLGTIAPDGLAATPPMGWSSWNRFAERIDDRTIRAIADAMVSTGLRDAGYRYVNIDDGWQGERGANGELRPNAKFPDMKALADYVHARGLKLGIYSSPGLKTCAGYTGSYGHVAQDARTFARWGVDYLKYDLCSGEWQYDTADTVRRSYYEMGAALKATGRAIVYSLCEYGRFDVADWGRAVGGHLWRTTGDITDDYAKMSEIGFERNPRFGHAGPGGWNDPDMLEIGNGGMSEDEYRTHMTLWAMSAAPLMMGHDVRTTSAAALALLSRRAVIAIDQDAAGVQGKAVRVFGKQEIWAKRLADGGVALALFNRGAQPVRMTVVPADAGLARFSALRELWRDAEVPVSAATFDVPAHGTVLLRAEGVLP, from the coding sequence ATGAAGAAGCCTTCGGTGGCGCTGGCGATCATGATGGCAGGCGTTGCGTCGGCCCCGGCGCCGGCGCGTGTGGCGGTGCCTGAACTGCCGGCCAAGGCGGGAGCGACGCTGCGGGTCGCGTTCGACCGGCGTGCACCGCGTCCGGGCGTGCGGCTGCTGGAGCTGACGAGAACGCGGACCGGATGGGAGGGACAGCTCACCTCGGATTGGTATGGCACGATGGCGATGCGCAACATCGTCCGCAGCGGCGACACGATCCGCTTCGATGTGCGCAACATCAACACGCCGGGCCAGCCAGTGCGGCGCTGGACCGCGCGGCTTACGCCGGCGGGTGTCGCGCTGATCGGCGGTATCTGGTTCTCGAAGGTGAGGCAGATCGGAAAGCCGGTCGGCGCGGCGCGCGCCGCCGCGCTGGCGCATCATGAAGTGTCGCTGCCGCCGCTCGGTACGATCGCGCCCGACGGGCTGGCGGCGACGCCGCCGATGGGGTGGAGCAGCTGGAACAGGTTCGCCGAGCGGATCGACGACCGTACGATCCGCGCGATCGCCGACGCGATGGTGTCCACCGGGCTGCGCGACGCGGGCTATCGCTACGTCAACATCGACGACGGCTGGCAGGGCGAGCGCGGCGCGAACGGCGAACTGCGCCCCAATGCCAAATTCCCCGACATGAAGGCGCTGGCCGATTACGTTCATGCGCGCGGATTGAAGCTCGGCATCTACAGCTCGCCGGGGCTGAAGACCTGTGCGGGCTATACGGGCAGCTACGGCCATGTCGCGCAGGATGCGCGGACCTTCGCGCGCTGGGGCGTGGACTATCTCAAATACGATCTCTGTTCGGGCGAGTGGCAATATGACACCGCCGATACCGTACGCCGTAGCTATTACGAGATGGGCGCGGCGCTGAAGGCGACCGGGCGCGCGATCGTCTATTCGCTGTGCGAATACGGGCGGTTCGACGTGGCGGACTGGGGGCGCGCGGTCGGCGGGCATCTGTGGCGCACCACCGGCGACATCACCGACGATTATGCGAAGATGAGCGAGATCGGCTTCGAGCGGAACCCGCGCTTCGGCCATGCCGGCCCCGGCGGGTGGAACGATCCCGACATGCTGGAGATCGGCAACGGCGGGATGAGCGAGGACGAATATCGCACGCATATGACGCTGTGGGCGATGTCGGCCGCGCCGTTGATGATGGGGCATGACGTGCGCACGACCAGCGCGGCGGCGCTGGCGTTGTTGTCGCGTCGCGCGGTGATCGCGATCGATCAGGATGCGGCAGGGGTTCAGGGCAAGGCGGTGCGCGTCTTCGGCAAGCAGGAAATATGGGCGAAGCGGCTCGCGGATGGCGGTGTGGCGCTCGCGCTGTTCAATCGCGGCGCGCAGCCGGTGCGGATGACGGTGGTGCCGGCGGACGCGGGCCTTGCGCGCTTCTCGGCCTTGCGCGAACTGTGGCGCGATGCGGAGGTACCCGTGTCGGCGGCGACCTTCGACGTGCCGGCGCATGGAACCGTGCTGCTGAGAGCCGAGGGCGTGCTGCCGTAG
- a CDS encoding glycoside hydrolase family 127 protein encodes MTGAATLSIAMVLPRALHAAQRTRLPARAAPLPLTDVRLAPSDFATAVEADRAYLLELSADRLLHNFRKYAGLEPKGEIYGGWESDSLAGHTLGHYLTALVLMHQQTGDTECRRRADYIVAELAEAQAKRGTGYVGALGRKRKGESAIVDGEEIFPELMRGEIRSGGFDLNGSWSPLYTVHKLFAGLLDVHAGWGNAQALTVVLGLATYFERVLAALDDEQMQKVLGCEYGGLNESYAELYARTKDPRWLAVARRIYDRRVLDPLADQEDKLAGFHANTQVPKLVGLARLYELTGEQRYRTASQFFWDRVTKHHSYVIGGNADREYFFGPDRIARNLSEATCEHCNTYNMLKLSRQLFAQTPDGAYFDYYERAHLNHTLSQINPRTRGFTYFTPMLSGAARDHAPAGHEGFVCCGGSGMEAHAKHGDSIFWEGDGMLLINLYIPAQAQWRARAATLTLATGYPYEPEARLTFATLGKRGRFPVALRVPAWAAGREQVTVNGAPVETEHAGGYVIVERRWKVGDTLAITLPLELRTEVAQGGGPVAVLRGPLVLAADMGPAETPWQGVEPALVGDNVLAAFTPVAGAAGTFTTTGVGRPGDLTFVPFYRQYERRSAVYFREFTEGEWRKEEAAFRAEQARQQDVAARSIDVMHFGEMQPERDHNLESELSWPVSYRGRNGRDIRSGGYLAFTLKARPGPLVLQATYWGDDSNRGFDILVDDVKVASELLKGSAPGRFVDIDYPLPQALTRGKTVLRVRVVPHEGQTAGPLFGARLLAEKGTAK; translated from the coding sequence ATGACTGGAGCGGCCACGCTTTCGATCGCGATGGTATTGCCGCGTGCGCTGCACGCCGCCCAGCGCACGCGTCTTCCGGCGCGCGCCGCACCGCTACCACTTACCGACGTCCGCCTTGCTCCCTCCGATTTCGCGACCGCGGTCGAGGCGGATCGCGCATACCTGCTCGAACTCAGCGCCGACCGGCTGCTCCACAACTTCCGCAAATATGCCGGGCTGGAGCCCAAGGGTGAGATCTACGGCGGCTGGGAGAGCGACTCGCTCGCCGGCCACACGCTAGGCCATTACCTCACCGCGCTGGTGCTGATGCATCAACAGACCGGCGACACCGAATGCCGCCGTCGCGCCGATTATATCGTCGCCGAACTCGCCGAAGCGCAGGCGAAGCGTGGCACCGGCTATGTCGGCGCACTCGGCCGCAAGCGGAAGGGTGAGAGCGCGATCGTCGATGGCGAGGAGATCTTCCCCGAGCTGATGCGCGGCGAGATCCGCTCGGGCGGGTTCGACCTCAACGGTTCGTGGTCGCCGCTCTACACGGTGCACAAATTGTTCGCCGGTCTGCTCGACGTCCATGCCGGCTGGGGCAATGCGCAGGCGCTGACCGTGGTGCTCGGGCTCGCGACCTATTTCGAGCGGGTGCTCGCCGCGCTCGACGACGAGCAGATGCAGAAAGTGCTGGGCTGCGAATACGGCGGGCTCAACGAAAGCTATGCCGAACTCTACGCACGCACCAAGGACCCGCGCTGGCTGGCGGTCGCGCGGCGTATTTACGATCGCCGCGTGCTCGATCCGCTCGCCGACCAGGAGGACAAGCTCGCCGGCTTCCACGCCAATACGCAGGTGCCCAAGCTGGTCGGGCTGGCGCGGCTCTACGAACTGACCGGCGAGCAACGCTATCGCACCGCCTCGCAATTCTTCTGGGACCGCGTGACGAAGCACCACAGCTACGTCATCGGCGGCAACGCCGACCGCGAATATTTCTTCGGCCCGGATCGCATCGCCCGCAATTTGAGCGAGGCGACCTGCGAGCATTGCAACACCTACAACATGCTCAAACTGTCGCGGCAGTTGTTCGCGCAGACCCCCGACGGCGCGTATTTCGACTATTACGAGCGCGCGCACCTCAATCACACGCTGTCGCAGATCAACCCGCGCACGCGCGGCTTCACCTATTTCACCCCGATGCTGTCGGGCGCGGCGCGCGACCATGCACCGGCCGGTCACGAAGGCTTCGTCTGCTGCGGCGGCAGCGGAATGGAGGCGCACGCCAAGCACGGCGACTCGATCTTCTGGGAGGGCGACGGCATGTTGCTGATCAACCTCTACATTCCCGCGCAGGCGCAATGGCGCGCGCGTGCTGCGACGCTCACGCTGGCGACCGGCTATCCTTATGAGCCCGAGGCGCGGCTGACCTTCGCGACGCTCGGCAAGCGCGGACGCTTCCCGGTCGCGCTGCGCGTGCCCGCCTGGGCGGCGGGCCGCGAGCAGGTCACCGTCAACGGCGCGCCGGTCGAAACCGAGCACGCCGGCGGCTATGTGATCGTAGAGCGGCGCTGGAAGGTCGGCGACACGCTGGCGATCACGCTCCCGCTGGAACTCCGCACCGAGGTCGCGCAGGGCGGCGGCCCGGTCGCGGTGCTGCGCGGCCCGCTAGTGCTCGCCGCCGACATGGGGCCGGCGGAGACGCCGTGGCAGGGCGTCGAGCCGGCCTTGGTCGGCGACAACGTCCTCGCCGCCTTCACGCCGGTCGCGGGTGCGGCGGGAACCTTCACCACCACGGGCGTCGGCCGTCCCGGCGACCTGACGTTCGTCCCCTTCTACCGCCAGTACGAGCGGCGCAGCGCGGTCTATTTCCGCGAGTTCACCGAGGGCGAGTGGCGCAAGGAGGAAGCCGCGTTCCGCGCCGAACAGGCCCGCCAGCAGGATGTCGCCGCGCGATCGATCGACGTCATGCACTTCGGCGAGATGCAGCCGGAGCGCGACCACAATCTCGAAAGCGAGCTGTCGTGGCCGGTCAGCTATCGCGGCCGCAACGGACGCGACATACGCTCCGGCGGCTATCTGGCGTTCACGCTCAAGGCGCGGCCCGGTCCGCTGGTGCTGCAGGCGACCTATTGGGGCGACGACAGCAACCGCGGCTTCGACATTCTGGTAGACGACGTGAAGGTCGCCAGCGAATTGCTCAAGGGCAGCGCGCCCGGCCGCTTCGTCGACATCGACTATCCGCTGCCGCAGGCGCTGACCCGCGGCAAGACGGTGCTGCGGGTCCGCGTGGTGCCGCACGAGGGACAAACCGCCGGTCCGCTCTTCGGAGCGCGGCTGCTCGCCGAAAAGGGAACCGCAAAGTGA